A region of Moorena producens PAL-8-15-08-1 DNA encodes the following proteins:
- a CDS encoding ABC transporter ATP-binding protein → MGYAQPHRSLIGKAIACSILNKIFDLAPPVLIGMAVDVVVKQQDSLIAHLGVTDIFSQLVLLAFLSFIVWGLESAFQYAYERLWRNLAQTIQHELRLDAYSHLQSMELAYFEDSSTGGLMSILSDDINQLERFLDIGANEILQVVTTIIIVSAGFFILAPNVAWITLIPIPFILWGSITFQRLLAPRYAAVREKVGLLNGQLANNLTGITTIKSFTAEEYEAKRIESQSLGYQHSNQKAIAFSAAFVPLIRMLILFGFTGILLYGGKSAAAGELAVGTYSVLVFMTQRLLWPLTRLGNTLDQYQRAMASTTRVMNLLDTPIAMHSGDTPLPRSEVKGELVLNNVTFAYRNRPPVVENLSLNIPATKTIAIVGSTGSGKSTLVKLFLRLYEIQAGSITLDGIDIRQLKLKDLRHAIGLVSQDVFLFHGTVEENITYGTFDATTEEIVAAAKTAEAHEFIMELPQGYDTIVGERGQKLSGGQQQRIAIARALLKDPPILILDEATSAVDNETEAAIQRSLEKITQNRTTIAIAHRLSTVRNADCIYVIEQGKIVEQGRHEQLLEQQGIYAMLWRVQSGVK, encoded by the coding sequence ATGGGTTACGCTCAGCCCCATCGTTCCCTAATCGGGAAAGCGATCGCATGCTCAATCCTCAACAAAATCTTTGACCTAGCCCCTCCGGTCTTGATTGGGATGGCAGTGGATGTGGTGGTCAAACAACAAGATTCCTTGATTGCCCATCTAGGAGTAACGGATATCTTTAGCCAACTGGTATTGCTGGCATTCCTGAGCTTTATTGTTTGGGGATTGGAATCCGCCTTTCAATATGCTTACGAACGATTGTGGCGGAATCTGGCTCAAACCATTCAACACGAATTGCGCCTAGATGCTTACTCTCATCTGCAATCGATGGAACTAGCGTATTTTGAAGATAGCAGTACAGGGGGATTGATGTCTATCCTAAGTGATGATATCAACCAACTAGAACGCTTTCTCGATATTGGTGCCAACGAAATTCTCCAGGTAGTCACAACCATTATTATTGTCAGTGCGGGCTTCTTTATCCTTGCTCCCAATGTAGCTTGGATAACTCTGATTCCTATCCCCTTTATCCTCTGGGGTTCGATTACCTTTCAACGTCTGCTTGCTCCCCGTTATGCAGCAGTTCGGGAAAAGGTAGGGTTACTCAATGGACAGTTAGCGAATAATCTAACTGGGATTACTACCATTAAAAGCTTTACAGCGGAAGAGTATGAAGCTAAGCGGATAGAGTCACAAAGTCTAGGGTATCAGCACAGTAACCAGAAAGCGATCGCATTTTCTGCTGCCTTTGTCCCCTTGATTCGGATGTTAATCCTATTTGGCTTTACTGGAATTCTGCTCTACGGTGGTAAGTCTGCAGCCGCCGGGGAATTAGCAGTAGGCACCTACAGTGTCTTGGTTTTCATGACTCAGCGCTTGCTTTGGCCATTAACTCGACTGGGTAACACCCTCGATCAGTATCAACGGGCGATGGCATCCACTACTAGGGTAATGAATCTGCTGGATACCCCAATTGCCATGCACTCTGGGGATACACCATTGCCTAGGTCCGAGGTTAAAGGGGAATTGGTATTAAATAATGTCACATTTGCCTACCGTAATCGCCCCCCTGTGGTAGAAAATCTTTCCCTCAACATCCCCGCCACCAAGACTATCGCGATAGTAGGTTCCACAGGGTCTGGTAAAAGTACCTTAGTGAAACTGTTCTTAAGACTATACGAAATCCAAGCAGGTTCGATAACTCTTGATGGAATTGACATCAGACAGCTCAAGCTCAAAGACTTACGCCATGCTATTGGTCTAGTTAGCCAGGATGTATTTTTATTCCACGGCACCGTAGAAGAGAATATCACCTATGGCACGTTTGATGCCACCACCGAGGAAATAGTTGCTGCCGCTAAGACCGCAGAAGCCCATGAATTTATCATGGAACTGCCCCAAGGCTATGACACCATTGTGGGAGAGCGGGGTCAGAAACTATCTGGAGGACAACAGCAACGAATTGCGATCGCACGAGCACTCTTGAAAGACCCCCCAATCTTGATTCTAGATGAAGCCACCTCCGCCGTTGATAATGAAACCGAAGCCGCCATTCAGCGCTCCCTAGAAAAGATTACCCAAAATCGCACAACCATTGCGATCGCTCATCGGTTGTCCACAGTCCGCAATGCCGATTGTATTTATGTAATCGAGCAAGGCAAAATAGTAGAGCAAGGAAGACATGAACAGTTGTTAGAGCAACAGGGAATTTATGCCATGCTGTGGCGGGTACAGTCTGGCGTGAAGTGA
- a CDS encoding DUF1499 domain-containing protein has translation MISLVLVAIFAIGATFALSGEGESLMKFPGKQPTNIGIQSSGQLAPCPNTPNCVSSYSQDAEHGIEPLAYNSTPTEAMAKLKIVIENLERTQVIEEKDNYLYAQFTTPLMGFVDDVEFLLDDSAKVIHVRSASRLGKSDLGVNRKRVEIIRAELS, from the coding sequence TTGATATCGTTAGTATTAGTCGCTATTTTTGCCATAGGAGCTACCTTTGCCCTTTCAGGAGAAGGAGAATCATTGATGAAATTTCCAGGAAAACAACCCACCAATATTGGGATTCAGTCCTCAGGGCAATTAGCACCTTGCCCAAATACACCTAACTGTGTCAGCAGTTATAGCCAAGATGCCGAGCATGGTATTGAACCTTTAGCTTACAACTCAACCCCTACCGAAGCAATGGCTAAGCTTAAAATTGTGATTGAAAACCTAGAACGAACACAAGTTATTGAAGAGAAAGACAACTATCTCTACGCACAATTCACTACTCCTTTAATGGGATTTGTGGATGATGTAGAGTTTTTGTTGGATGACAGTGCTAAGGTAATCCATGTTCGCTCTGCCTCCCGTTTAGGAAAATCCGATTTGGGAGTTAATCGGAAACGGGTGGAAATAATTCGAGCGGAATTGAGCTAA
- the dcm gene encoding DNA (cytosine-5-)-methyltransferase: protein MTQWVEWASWWNGHLARYNFRTLRLPRLSRLPIPDSRFPIPYSLLPTPYSLQIKMAKSKSGTVQDLVTVQEAAEILGVSSDTIRRWEKKKLLRAKRSEQNYRFFDIEELKRIQRKYLGLATGVEFRVLKSKPTSFRVIELFAGCGGMALGFENAGLTTKLLVEIDKDCVNTLKLNRPSWKIIPEDIANVDFTRLLSEEGTADLGTGNSGQELTETVSENGVADSGYDSAPLAPQFWGGQNFQSPPKLGDLGGLTKTRRSPIHTSIQQRPENYYFGKYKDKYKDNVEIVAGGVPCQAFSYAGLGKGFDDTRGTLFFEFARCVKEVQPKIALLENVRGLINHDQGRTLSTMLRTLEDLGYNPTYKLLRAQFLDVAQKRERVIIIALRKDLDLKAIFPKEKDYTISLREVLKDCPESIGAKYPRRKREIMEYIKPGGYWRDLPLALQKEYMKKSFYLGGGKTGMARRLSWEEPSLTLTCNPAQKQTERCHPEETRPLTVREYARIQSFPDDWEFTGSLSSKYRQIGNAVPVNLAYHIGRCLIAMLQGEFDPETMQTC, encoded by the coding sequence TTGACCCAATGGGTGGAATGGGCATCTTGGTGGAATGGGCATCTTGCCCGTTACAATTTTCGCACCCTACGCCTTCCCAGACTTTCCCGACTCCCGATTCCCGATTCCCGATTCCCGATTCCCTACTCCCTACTCCCTACTCCCTACTCCCTTCAAATAAAAATGGCAAAAAGTAAATCGGGCACTGTTCAAGACCTAGTCACGGTTCAGGAAGCTGCTGAAATCTTGGGTGTCTCCTCCGATACCATACGCCGGTGGGAAAAGAAAAAGCTGCTGAGGGCAAAGCGGTCTGAACAAAACTACCGTTTTTTTGACATAGAAGAGTTAAAACGAATTCAAAGGAAGTATCTAGGGCTAGCTACTGGGGTTGAATTTCGTGTTCTCAAGAGCAAACCCACTAGCTTCAGAGTTATTGAGTTATTTGCTGGGTGTGGGGGCATGGCACTGGGTTTTGAGAATGCTGGCTTAACCACCAAGCTGTTGGTGGAGATTGATAAAGACTGCGTAAACACTCTGAAGCTGAATAGACCTTCCTGGAAAATCATACCTGAGGATATAGCCAATGTTGATTTTACTAGACTTCTTTCAGAAGAGGGAACAGCGGATCTCGGAACAGGGAACAGTGGACAAGAATTGACGGAAACAGTATCAGAAAACGGCGTTGCTGATTCTGGGTATGATTCCGCCCCCCTAGCCCCCCAATTCTGGGGGGGACAAAACTTTCAAAGTCCCCCAAAGTTGGGGGATTTAGGGGGCTTGACCAAAACCAGACGATCGCCCATTCATACTTCAATTCAGCAACGTCCAGAAAACTACTACTTTGGGAAATACAAAGACAAATACAAAGACAACGTAGAGATTGTGGCTGGTGGAGTGCCCTGCCAAGCTTTCAGCTATGCCGGTCTGGGTAAAGGTTTTGACGATACTAGAGGGACGCTCTTTTTTGAGTTTGCACGGTGTGTAAAGGAAGTACAGCCGAAAATAGCACTGCTTGAAAACGTTAGAGGTCTGATTAACCATGACCAAGGCAGAACCTTATCCACCATGCTGCGAACCTTAGAGGATTTAGGCTACAACCCTACCTATAAGTTGCTCAGAGCGCAGTTTCTAGATGTCGCCCAAAAGCGCGAAAGGGTAATTATCATTGCCCTTAGAAAAGACTTAGACCTAAAAGCAATATTTCCTAAGGAAAAGGACTACACTATTTCTCTGAGGGAGGTGCTCAAAGATTGCCCTGAATCTATAGGAGCAAAATACCCTCGCCGCAAGAGAGAAATTATGGAGTATATCAAACCAGGAGGTTATTGGCGAGACTTACCCCTAGCGCTTCAGAAGGAGTATATGAAAAAGAGTTTCTATCTCGGTGGCGGCAAAACCGGTATGGCTAGGCGGCTTTCTTGGGAAGAACCTTCCCTTACTCTCACCTGTAACCCAGCTCAAAAACAGACCGAGCGGTGTCATCCTGAAGAAACACGACCGTTGACAGTCAGGGAATATGCACGTATTCAGAGCTTCCCTGATGATTGGGAATTTACCGGTTCTCTATCATCAAAGTACAGACAAATCGGCAATGCCGTCCCTGTTAATTTGGCTTACCACATTGGACGATGTCTGATTGCGATGTTGCAAGGGGAATTCGACCCAGAAACGATGCAGACGTGTTGA
- the truB gene encoding tRNA pseudouridine(55) synthase TruB, translating to MQGFLNLNKPTGWTSHDCVAKVRRLLRLKRVGHGGTLDPAATGVLPIALGKATRLLQYMQQDKAYKATVRLGVRTTTDDLEGEVIATQSAAGLTLELVKGFLKQFEGTIQQVPPMYSAIQIKGKRLYDLARAGEVVEVPERTVEVETIEVLDWRGGEFPEIDLAIACGPGTYIRSIARDLGDALETGGVLAALTRTRSSGFDLVDSLTLEELTQQLEKSLFQPVSPSVALGHLASVTLSADQARRWCLGQRISWDDTLVKVSTLETSTSPVQVYHEDGSFLGIGKVISSTSGVLLAPQMVFV from the coding sequence GTGCAAGGATTTCTAAACTTAAACAAACCAACAGGTTGGACATCCCACGATTGCGTTGCTAAAGTGCGGCGTCTGCTACGGCTGAAGCGAGTAGGCCATGGAGGGACCCTTGACCCAGCTGCTACGGGGGTTTTACCGATAGCTCTGGGTAAGGCAACCCGACTGTTGCAGTATATGCAGCAGGATAAAGCTTACAAGGCTACGGTGAGACTGGGAGTGAGGACAACTACTGATGATTTGGAAGGAGAAGTGATCGCTACTCAGTCTGCAGCTGGGTTGACTCTGGAGTTGGTCAAGGGCTTCTTGAAACAGTTTGAGGGCACCATTCAGCAAGTGCCACCAATGTATAGCGCTATTCAGATCAAGGGTAAACGCCTGTATGATTTAGCCAGAGCTGGTGAAGTGGTAGAGGTACCAGAACGAACTGTAGAGGTTGAGACGATCGAGGTTTTGGATTGGCGTGGCGGGGAATTTCCGGAAATTGATTTAGCGATCGCATGTGGCCCTGGCACCTATATTCGCTCCATAGCCCGGGATTTAGGAGATGCCCTCGAAACCGGTGGTGTGCTGGCCGCTCTGACTCGTACTCGCAGCAGTGGCTTTGATTTAGTCGATAGTCTGACATTAGAAGAATTGACCCAACAGCTGGAAAAAAGCCTATTCCAGCCAGTTTCCCCTAGTGTGGCTTTGGGGCACTTAGCCTCTGTAACCTTGTCCGCTGATCAAGCCCGTCGCTGGTGTTTAGGACAGCGTATCTCTTGGGATGATACTCTAGTTAAAGTCTCTACCCTTGAAACCTCCACAAGTCCTGTACAAGTGTACCACGAAGATGGCAGTTTTTTGGGTATTGGTAAAGTTATTTCCTCAACCTCTGGGGTATTGCTTGCTCCTCAAATGGTTTTTGTTTGA
- a CDS encoding nuclear transport factor 2 family protein — translation MTNPATLLQRLSQSFTTKVKSISLDWSVFVLLTAGLTLGVPLKAEADSPETAPPQLKDTLSQIDRFANGKDVEGLLAFYGANFTNSDGLNRELMGQALTQLWQRYPVLNYRTELTDWQQEGNAIVAETVTYITSDQPQDATKTKFESTLRSRQRFENQKIVSSTILAERSQITSGANPPKVTVKLPEQVRIGQRFNFDAIVQEPLGDDLLLGVAIEESVSSKRYTNPTEIELESLAAGGIFKVGRAPLLPEDRWISAILIRGDGMIMITRRLHVVE, via the coding sequence ATGACCAATCCAGCAACCTTACTGCAACGACTATCCCAGTCTTTTACTACTAAAGTCAAGTCTATTTCTTTGGACTGGTCAGTATTTGTACTATTAACGGCAGGTTTGACCCTCGGAGTTCCTCTGAAAGCTGAAGCAGATAGTCCGGAAACCGCACCGCCTCAGCTTAAAGATACCCTTAGCCAAATTGATCGCTTCGCTAATGGCAAGGATGTTGAAGGATTGCTGGCATTCTATGGCGCTAATTTCACTAACTCCGATGGCTTAAATCGAGAGTTGATGGGACAAGCGTTGACTCAATTGTGGCAGCGCTACCCTGTGTTGAATTACCGCACGGAACTGACGGATTGGCAGCAAGAGGGTAACGCAATTGTGGCAGAAACAGTGACTTATATTACTAGTGACCAGCCACAGGATGCTACGAAGACAAAATTTGAATCGACTTTGCGATCGCGTCAGCGCTTTGAAAACCAAAAAATTGTCTCTTCAACCATTTTGGCAGAGCGTTCCCAAATCACATCAGGAGCCAATCCTCCCAAGGTAACGGTGAAGTTACCAGAACAAGTGCGTATTGGTCAGCGATTTAATTTTGATGCTATTGTCCAGGAACCCCTCGGAGATGATTTGCTGCTGGGAGTAGCTATAGAAGAATCCGTCAGCTCAAAGCGCTATACTAATCCCACTGAGATTGAGCTGGAATCTTTGGCTGCCGGGGGAATTTTTAAGGTTGGCCGAGCCCCACTCTTACCAGAAGACCGCTGGATTTCAGCTATATTAATTCGGGGGGATGGGATGATTATGATTACTCGACGGTTACATGTGGTTGAGTGA
- the murG gene encoding undecaprenyldiphospho-muramoylpentapeptide beta-N-acetylglucosaminyltransferase, whose product MSKSPIRLLIAASGTGGHIFPALAVAQHLPNYTIEWLGVPDRIENDLLPPEYPLHTIAVEGFQQRFGLGTLRIVTRLVSSIWQVRRLLREGKFDGVFTTGGYIAGPAIMAARLQGLPTIIHESNAIPGKVTRWLSPFCNTVALGFEAASKYLPRIKTVTVGTPVRDSFQQSQALELPIPPEVPLIVVVGGSQGAVAVNKLVRQCAPLWFDAGAWIVHLTGEKDPEANTLSHPQYLSMPFYDQMAPLLQRANLAISRAGAGTLTELAISETPAILIPYPYAAEDHQAFNAASFKDSGAALVFRQDQLTHEILEQEVLALLKSPTRLEQMKQKAASLAIRDSGKRLASLVRELVEK is encoded by the coding sequence GTGTCTAAGTCACCCATTCGATTGCTGATTGCCGCCAGTGGTACGGGGGGACATATATTTCCCGCCCTCGCAGTAGCCCAACACTTACCCAATTACACTATCGAGTGGCTAGGTGTTCCTGACCGCATTGAAAATGATTTGCTACCACCAGAGTATCCCCTGCACACCATTGCCGTAGAAGGCTTTCAACAACGCTTCGGTCTAGGTACTCTACGCATCGTTACCCGCCTGGTCAGTTCAATTTGGCAAGTGCGGCGACTGCTGAGAGAGGGGAAATTTGATGGTGTCTTCACCACTGGGGGTTACATCGCTGGACCCGCAATTATGGCAGCACGGTTGCAGGGTCTACCTACCATTATACATGAATCTAACGCTATTCCCGGAAAAGTAACCCGCTGGCTGAGTCCCTTTTGCAATACTGTAGCCCTAGGGTTTGAAGCCGCCTCCAAGTACTTACCCCGGATTAAAACTGTAACCGTTGGTACACCAGTGCGGGATAGTTTTCAACAGAGTCAGGCACTGGAACTCCCGATTCCACCAGAGGTACCCTTGATTGTGGTGGTTGGGGGTTCCCAAGGAGCAGTGGCAGTGAATAAACTAGTGCGCCAATGTGCTCCCCTCTGGTTTGACGCTGGTGCTTGGATTGTTCATTTAACCGGAGAAAAAGACCCAGAGGCTAACACCCTGAGCCATCCTCAGTACCTGTCTATGCCCTTTTATGACCAGATGGCACCATTACTGCAACGGGCAAACTTAGCCATTAGCCGTGCTGGTGCCGGAACCTTAACGGAGCTAGCTATAAGTGAAACACCAGCCATTCTGATTCCCTACCCTTATGCAGCAGAAGACCATCAAGCTTTCAATGCAGCTAGCTTTAAGGATTCTGGTGCTGCTTTAGTATTTCGTCAAGACCAGTTGACTCACGAAATTTTAGAACAGGAAGTGCTGGCTTTACTCAAGTCACCAACTAGGTTAGAACAGATGAAACAAAAAGCAGCTAGTCTTGCGATTAGGGATAGTGGAAAGCGTTTAGCCTCTCTAGTTCGTGAGTTAGTTGAAAAATAA
- a CDS encoding glutathione S-transferase family protein, producing MITLYKSPPLWGLPSLSPPCLKLETWLRIANIAYDIEIPKDFTKAPKGKVPFIDYEGKLIGDSTLIIEMLKEKEGIDPDRDLTSTEKAISLAFRRMLKENTYWGEVYIRINIEENWQVFKQTLNNIYFAGSSTPESEQFLQQVRSSISNQIDQQGIGRHSEKEISEIINADFQALSDYLADKPFFMGHKPTNLDATAYGYIANIILPPFKSLIIDRVSQYKTIDQYCERMKQAFFPDYLPS from the coding sequence ATGATTACTTTATATAAGTCACCACCTTTATGGGGATTACCGAGCCTTAGTCCACCCTGTCTGAAATTAGAAACTTGGTTGCGTATAGCTAATATTGCTTACGATATCGAGATTCCTAAGGACTTTACTAAAGCTCCCAAAGGCAAAGTTCCGTTTATAGACTATGAAGGAAAACTGATCGGCGACTCCACCCTAATTATCGAAATGCTTAAGGAAAAAGAGGGCATAGATCCTGACCGGGATTTGACCTCAACCGAAAAAGCAATATCTTTAGCTTTTCGGCGAATGCTGAAAGAAAATACGTATTGGGGAGAGGTTTATATTCGTATTAACATTGAAGAAAACTGGCAAGTCTTCAAACAAACATTAAATAATATTTACTTTGCTGGGAGCTCGACACCAGAATCGGAACAGTTTTTACAACAGGTGCGAAGTTCCATTTCTAATCAGATTGATCAACAGGGCATTGGTCGTCACTCCGAGAAAGAAATTTCTGAAATTATTAATGCTGATTTTCAAGCCCTGTCTGATTATTTAGCAGATAAACCCTTTTTTATGGGGCATAAACCGACCAATTTAGATGCAACGGCTTATGGTTATATTGCAAACATCATTTTACCTCCTTTCAAGAGTTTGATTATTGATCGGGTATCTCAATATAAAACTATTGATCAATATTGTGAACGGATGAAACAGGCGTTTTTTCCAGATTATTTGCCTTCTTAA
- a CDS encoding DUF4351 domain-containing protein — protein MTELKRYWMIVHYETEFEAENEDEAYHDIRLGNTIIENATVVAKELPESSEGAHLKEIINEAKLEARREAAVSILLAQLAWKTKDYALRWEGLSKLTPQRQEQIQALSVEQLECLSIDAIAFSSIADLELWLDRFSG, from the coding sequence ATGACAGAACTGAAACGGTATTGGATGATCGTTCATTACGAAACTGAATTTGAAGCGGAAAACGAAGACGAAGCCTATCACGATATTCGACTCGGCAATACAATAATCGAAAACGCAACAGTAGTGGCCAAAGAGCTTCCTGAGTCTTCAGAGGGCGCTCACCTCAAAGAAATTATCAACGAAGCCAAACTCGAAGCCCGACGAGAAGCAGCGGTGTCTATCTTGCTGGCACAACTCGCCTGGAAAACCAAAGACTATGCTCTGAGGTGGGAAGGACTCTCGAAGCTTACACCTCAACGACAGGAGCAAATTCAAGCACTATCTGTGGAACAACTTGAATGTCTCAGTATAGATGCGATCGCATTTTCTAGTATCGCCGATTTGGAGCTTTGGCTCGATCGTTTTTCTGGTTGA
- a CDS encoding CBS domain-containing protein: MAKTVAEVMTREPIVVQPQTPIKEVIKIIAEQSISGLPVVNEAGKLVGVISEADLLWQETGVEPPVYIMFLDSVIYLENPARYDQELHKALGQTAGEVMTGHPMSIKPDQPLRKAAKLMQEKSIHHLPVTDEAEQVIGILTSGDIVRAMAAELAN, translated from the coding sequence ATGGCCAAAACCGTTGCTGAAGTCATGACCCGCGAGCCGATCGTGGTGCAGCCCCAAACACCGATCAAGGAAGTCATCAAAATTATTGCTGAACAAAGCATCAGTGGCTTGCCAGTGGTTAACGAAGCAGGCAAATTGGTAGGAGTGATTTCAGAAGCTGACTTGCTGTGGCAGGAGACAGGAGTAGAACCGCCAGTCTATATCATGTTTCTCGACAGCGTGATTTACTTAGAAAATCCTGCCCGTTATGACCAAGAACTCCATAAGGCTCTCGGACAAACCGCTGGAGAAGTAATGACTGGTCATCCCATGAGCATCAAACCCGATCAACCCTTACGGAAAGCAGCTAAGTTGATGCAGGAAAAATCAATCCACCATTTACCAGTAACAGATGAGGCAGAGCAAGTGATTGGAATTCTGACCT